TGTcataaaacaactttttttttttacagtgtactgAATTTAAccagtttaaatattttatatagtgagagagagagagagagagtatgcaaaTGGCTATAAAACAGCCATTATTTTTCATCATACATTGAGAATAGCAGACAAATCAACAATACACCTGTCACGGTCTTGGGTTGGTGACACAGTGctttttgtattattgttgttattctaTGATTTCTTCTTTGTATATAACTTCTTGTGTTCTGAGTTCTGTTTTGTATTCTAGTTTCAAGGTTTAGTTCTGTGCCcagtctgtttcctgttttactttgaagggcaGTGTATTCTGTTTCCCTTCCTCCGCACCTCGTCTTCGTAATTAGTGTCAGCCATGTTTCCCAGGTGTTTGCTATCTACACTGTTCCCCACCTGTATTTAGTGTCTGAGTGTGTTCCCTTTGGTTGTCGCCTCATCCCTAATACTAGCCTGTGTGTTCTATTTCAAGTTCTCTTTTCTAGCTTTTcagtttggtttctgttttgctttttgccagcaataaagctgaggttcTTTGAGTTTAAGTTTCCGCCTCCGTGAGTCTCCATATTGGGTCAGTTTCCTGCCCGCCTGCACACAGACCATGACAACACCTCTTCCAATTAATGGCAAATTAATattgtgctgaacacagtccaaaagaTTAGATTAAGCCACGTCAGGGTCTACTGTCTGTCTACTGTTTAATATCATAGCCAAGTGGTTAACAAAGGATAAACAGAATTTTTCCCAATCCCTACTTATGAATGTTAtcttgtttcaggatacatAATACCGGCCTTTATCCaaagacacatctgcttacctgtatcttttgctcgtttctcctcttttctctttttttctaaactgaggacctgatggctttgaccgtttcttgtccatcttccatcagTAATGTTGCACTCCAGCATCAACACCCAACCGCAAAACAGAAATCAGAAAAATGAGTTTTTGGGACCATTAACATCCTTTGCTTAGAAGATCTCTGACTGCGAGATGAGGTGTAGGGTTCTAGAAGAATCAGCATCAGGACCACCAGAGTCAGTCTGATGATATTCATCATTAGTACAGGTTTCCATACAGGAAGCAAACAGGAGAGACAGGTATGGAAGCCCTTTTCcgccaccaaaaaaacaaaaagtatccAGAACtcgaaatttcaagttattaactcaaaattttgacttattttttcaaaatttcgacttattaactcgaaatttcgagttagctcTGCCAGGAGCCAGGATCGCAACAAATTGGCGCTTTCGAGAGTACGTTTGCTGATAGTGACACCATGTAATTCAGCTAATAACACAAGGATTTCATCATTTGTGAagtagattactgattggcagcgctaactcgaaatttcaagAAAATAAGTCGAAATTTCAAGAAAGATAACTTGAGTTATCTTTCGAGttatggatactttttttttagtggCAGAAACGGGTTTCCATAGTCAGGAGACACATCCAAGCAGAAAGATTAGATTAAGAGATTACTTTATAGAGTGATCATTTATTTGTTGCGTGCCATCAACATACGATACGATGGAGTTTCCTTTCTTAACACAGTTACAAAAAGTGTGTgaataaatatattgatttgatttgatcagATCCTGAGAGTTTATAACTCACCTATCAAAGCAAACAGCTGTAAGGTGCAGTTCTGACATCTTCTGCTGTTCTTGGCTTCACAATAATAACTCTCACTGTACTGATGTGTTTGGTAAGTCTTTATTCTTCTTGTATCAAGGATAATTAACTGCAGGGTTAGTGTCACTATTACAGGTCAGCTTCGCTGAACTGCTCTCCACTTTACTGAGTTAAAAGACAGACAGCTATCAAACAGAAATATCTCCATACGGCACCTGGTGCTTGTAGATAACAATAATTATCCTGTGATGCAGTTTAATAAGTAGAACAGGGACAGATTGTTAAACCTTTAATGCACTTGTTAGTTTCCACTCTGATCGCACTGCAGTCAGATTCATGAAGAATTTCTGTCAGTGTGAAAACCACAGGAAACCAAAATAGACTTAAGGCGTGACAAACTATTTACAGCAACAGAATAGGTAACAAAAATGTCACCTCTGGTGCATGTCCAGTGCAAGCATACATCATAATATACTAACAGAACATTTGCTTCATTTcaaatcatctttttttgtgtgacaataacattttttttaaacaaaaccaaTAGTGGTAGCATTTTAGGGAAGCTTAGCTTTATAACTGTAAACCGTAGTATTTATATAATGAATTAAACTGGAATTCACCCTAATTTCTCAGTGTCCACATTTCCTTCATTTCTCAAGTTAAATGCAGACATACAGCACTTGATACAGAGAGAAAGACCAAAACAAATCCTCCCACTGCACCAGTTAAACTCATAGGTGCTCCGGTCATCTGTCTGTGTAACTTCAGAAGCAGTAAAACATGGCAGCAAGTAAATAATGTAACCACATGTACACACCAATAAACAATTGGTAACCAATAAACAATTCTACTTTCAAAGGTGAAGGTCAAGATCTCTAAAGAGTCTTTTACTCTCTGGTGTGCAGGCAAAAGACAAATCACACTTCTGAAATATGTCAACTTCCTTCCTCTTCACAGCTTTCATGCGCACAATGAGCCAATACAAGAAAAAATGAACTTCCTGATTTAATCTTTGTACTGTTGAGTTGGTGATAAACATCTGAGGTTTTTCACCAACACGACAGTTTCAGCTTCTTTTAAGCTGCCATGTTGATGCAGCTCTTTGCTCTTTTATCCACATTTGAtaaccacacacacagtttataGTACCATTATCATACTAGTCATCTGTAGCATTCTGAACTGAAGCACCTGCTGCTACAGGTGATTGCCATaccataaaaataatgaaattattGTGGTAAGTAGAGAGATCTCAATCTTTATTTGCAGTCCCTCTGTTTCATTAACTGCTCAACTACAGGAATGCAGCTCTATTAGCATAACACCCCTAATCAGCAACAGTGACCATAGATCATTAAACGGCACAGCAGTCCCAGTCATGATGGTCATTACTCACTACTAAACAAACAGCTGCAATTCACATGATAAATTAACAATAAGAATGAGAGATGCACACAGGATAACTGAAATAGCTCTTATAACACTGTGACTCAACTCATCAATGTCAGCATGAACATCCCATGAGACTTTGGGCTCGTGGCCCTGCTCCTTCAGCCACTACAATGttctataaaaaacaaacaaacccctaaataataataaaacataataaataagaaaagaagcaaaacaagTTTTCTATCTAACAATTGCACACATTCATGCTCTCATGAACAGATAGGGAGTAACCTGTGGTTTAGTATcgtgcccaaggatactttgccATGCAGACTGGAGTAGCCTGGGAACCAAAAACAACCACCTGATTGTCAAATGACCTGCTCCACCTTCTGAGCGACAGCCACCACCTAGAAGTGAAGGCTGTGGCCTGAGGAGAAATCCAGGGCCCTAATGTTTGTTTGAAGTGTCAGTGATCAATGTGTCCTAAGATTCACATCAGAAGAGAAGACTTCAAACTTCAGGTTTGACAGGACgagttgcagcaagaaagccatTGCTAAGACatcagaataagacaaagaggcttgcCTGGGCCATGAAATACActggactactgaagactggaagaaggtattatggactgatgaatgaAAATTCGAAAACTTTGGTTCATCTCGCAGGATCTTTGTATGCTGCTGAGTAGACAaaaggatggttccacagtggctgtgtccaaattcaggggccgCATCCTttggaggccgcatttgtaggctgATTAAGTCACAGCCAGGTgatgaaggctgtccaaatttgaaggctgctccaaatgcggCCCACAAATGCATCCTCCATTTCCCtggatttgaaggatgggttgggtgtaTCTTTCGTGGCCCaccctatcccagaattcattgCGATCCATACTGGAGAATTTTGTTCGCAGGACTCTAATTTAGAGACTTTAGAGAGATGGTGAAGGATTTATGTACAATGTGGCACCAGGTGAGGatagatacatatatacagTGGAACAGGTAACATGGGGCTccagggggtgggggggtccGAAGGTGAGGGAAGGTCCAGGGCAGGCACACACACGCTCCTCTTTTACACAGTCCGTGACACATCCACAGGCATGCAGGCAGCAGGAGAGACGAGCAGACATTCCGAGAGGTCTGTACACAAAGGAAAACAACATTAGGAGGAAACTCTGGGAAATCACAAAAGATACTCAAAAGGCTAGGCTACACTGACGCCAGGTAGTGCGACAATCCAGCAAAGAAGCAGCATCTCCTGCCATCTTAAGTAGTCTGCCAGGAATAATCCTTGTGATGAAAAGCCAGAGCAGAATCAGTGTGAACGAGCTACAGGTGTGCGTTGAGAACAGGTTCAGAGGTGAGGAAGCAAAGtccagacaaagacaaaaacacaccaTACCCTCTCCAAATCCTCAGAACCATGACATGTTTACAGTTGTTCACAgaggattaacctgagtgacctaTTCctggacctttttttttaaaaactttaatagtttgaagaaacaggaagtctctggcagtgttgtTGGATCTTCTAAAGCCAGATCAGACCTGGATGGggtgctgcaactgagacctggGATTTGTTGACGAGTAAagaatcacacagggtggtctgcaaagagagctttaggatgcttcctcccactgtacACTGCATCATCCATCaacagggtttgcagggctgccacaccactaagatgttttcagaaatatgcaagcagAAGATGGTGGATGATATATTACTACTAGTATAATACTTCCAACTCTTTATTCCTAGATACATTTTTACTTGCCTGTTAACAGTAGTCATGGTCTGGTGGTACATCCTCCAAGGCAGACACCCCAGGAGACAGCTGGTCCTGCCAAAGAGCACCAGTGACTGCCTCCAAACCAGCCTCCCCCTCATCCCCTGCTGCATCATCCTCTAGGGCCACAAAGTCACCAGCACTGAGGCAGATGTTGTGGAGGAAGGaagaaatatataatatatatatttatactctaatatttttttatttcaaaaattaaatattaaaaataaaaaaatagcacTGGGTGTCACTTATGTGAGGTACAAAGGTGTGGTGCACCTCCAGCAGGATGATGGCCCTGAATCTCGTCTTCATCATTCCAAAAGCACGCTTTATCATGGAGCGTGCCCTGGAATGATTGCTGTTAAAGCACTGGGCTCCCACACCTTGCACTTGCTGTTTGTAGGGAATGATGAGTGGGGGGTGGACGCTGAAGGCATGAGAAACCTCCCTCTGCAAGGATGGGCTCACTCTGTTTCCTCTGaataaaaaaggttttaatCACCACCCATGAAAAATGATTACCCATGAAATAAAAGTACACCACGTATCACACTTTGGTAAGTTAACAGTTTCCAAGTACTGCAGATAAACAATCTGCCTTCTCCTCACCTCTGCAATTATATTATCacttcctgtcttttttttttaatctccattGATAGTGACCCTTTCAGACCTCTCAAAAATAGTGAAGTCTTCTAAAGAGAGCTACTGTAAAAAGTCTTCTAAAGACATATATTGGCTTAAGATAAAGACAGAAGAGGAAGTCCACACACAGGCTGTATGGTTTGACTGAATTGTTTTGGTCACATGCACTTCTGCAGTGTTGGTTgttcaaagtaaaaaaataactcaactAAACCGGATGTGATGGTGGGTGCTAGTGGCTGCGTGTTGTGGCTTTTATTAGTGACTTAGAGAGCAGAGACCCACAAAGGTACCTGAGtgcaaaacaacataaaacacaaaataaataatgagtTAAAAAAGGTGTTTTATTAGAGGTTTAATCCTAACACACCAGAAACTTGAACTTTTATTATGTTCTCACACATATTACATATTAGGATTGAATTATGACGATGAAAAACTGATACATTTGCATCACTGTGTGTATAAGAGGTGTGAAAAGGAAGGAAGGGTGCTTTTACTAACCTGAACTCAGTTTTCTGCCTGCAGACCACATCAGAAAGGTTCTTAAGTGACAATGTCCTTCACCTTTGTAAATAGAATTGTTTTTTGATGTGTCTAATTCCTGGATACATTATTTACCTGCTGACATTTCTTATTGTCTCTGAAGTCACACAGCCAGATGACGGGGCAGCTATGAGTTTAACTGCAGCACTCAGAGGATTTTTTATCGTTCTGCTTTCTGTGTCAGGTACTGTGTGTCTACATTTCACATTCACTGTTTTTTCAAACAAGAGGCATGTGGGAAAATAAAGTGGAGTTAAGCCTCTAAAATCAGGCTTAATTAGCCTGTAATGACTTGTAGAAATGGACAGATATATGTCCATTAGGTATATATCAGAGTTTTTATGAGACTACAAAGCAATCATTTGTCCGACATTGCTGGACACCAGACCGGTTTGTACATTCAGGCGCAGTAGCACAATATTCTGTCATTTTCTATGCGCACTGCATCATGGTTTACTGTGTTTCTAGTACTTCACTGTACTTTGAGACCATTTGATCTTTTTGCTCTGAAAACAAACAGGTGGTTGAAATGACAAGCGAGTCAGTGATATAATAACACAAAATGTTAGTCAACAGATGTATAACATTTTATAATTCTGCTGTCATTGCACTAAAACAAATTCATTTACTATTATCACAGAGACTCCAGATACAATAGCGCATGTGTTATTATGTTTTCTGATGTGCTCTGTGTTACAGTGGTACAGAGTCAGAATGGATGGGGAGTGACTTACACTTCTACTCAGATCTGTGCTGTAAAAGGATCATCAGTGGAGATACACTGCACCTACACATACCCACCCagaataaataatgaaattattGAAGTTCAGAAGAGATTATGGTTTACTAAATTGCAACAAGATGTACCTGTGGATCTAAAAACTGACCCAAACTATGACGCTCGAGTGGAGTATCATTTTTTTCAGAACAACAGCACTCTGAGAATCACAGACCTGAGGGAGAGCGACTCAGCTCAATACAAGTTCAGGTTTGAGACAAACAGTCGTAGTGGACGTTATACTGGCACTCCTGGAGTCACTTTGCTTgttacaggtaaaaaaaaaattcacattaATGTTTATATGTATCTGTAACTGTTGCCGAAATAAAGCATTACACAtgtttatgggttttttttttcttcctccagaTGCTCCAATACGCCTCTCTGTGTCAGTGACTCTCTCGGGTGAGATAGTGGAGGGCAGCTCTGTGACTCTGACCTGTAGCAGTGATGCTAACCCAGCAGCTAGTTACACCTGGTACAAGCAGAATGATCAGAAACCTCTCAGTAAAGACTCCCAGCTCATCTTCAGCTCCATTCAGTCTTCTGATGCTGGAGAGTATTACTGCATAGCTGTAAATGACCTGGGGACAAAAAGGACTGGACACAATATCATCATTGTGAATTGTGAGTAAAAGaccattaatatttaaaaaaataaaaaattattcatATATTCAGGTTCTGGTGCTGTAGTTCATTCAGAAGCTTCAGTAGCTCAATTAACAGAAAGTCAATTAAACTGCAGGGACTTTGGTACATTTAGTTAAAAGCAACCTCTGTGAATCCTTCATGTTAGTGTTCTCGTATCTGCTGGATGCATGAGATGAAGGTGATGAAGGAGCATCAAAGAGTGTCCGGAGGAAGAGGAATAACATTGCCAGAGAGCTAAAAATGAACCTGAGTGAACTACTCATGTGCATGTTTATGTTAATGGACAAACTGTCAGAAACAGATTGCATCAGGGTGGAGCTGGAAATCCTTTAGTCAGACGTGTAATCACA
This sequence is a window from Oreochromis niloticus isolate F11D_XX linkage group LG6, O_niloticus_UMD_NMBU, whole genome shotgun sequence. Protein-coding genes within it:
- the LOC112847101 gene encoding B-cell receptor CD22-like, which codes for MCLIPGYIIYLLTFLIVSEVTQPDDGAAMSLTAALRGFFIVLLSVSVVQSQNGWGVTYTSTQICAVKGSSVEIHCTYTYPPRINNEIIEVQKRLWFTKLQQDVPVDLKTDPNYDARVEYHFFQNNSTLRITDLRESDSAQYKFRFETNSRSGRYTGTPGVTLLVTDAPIRLSVSVTLSGEIVEGSSVTLTCSSDANPAASYTWYKQNDQKPLSKDSQLIFSSIQSSDAGEYYCIAVNDLGTKRTGHNIIIVNCE